The Streptococcus oralis Uo5 genome includes a window with the following:
- a CDS encoding nuclear transport factor 2 family protein translates to MSKQVENARNLYIHAIQDGRVAEAQAQSVGDTYIQHSTGVPDGKEGFAAFFANFFERHPEREIKIVRTIEDGNLVFVHVHQYLNGGGAQWVTTDTFRADENGRIVEHWDVIDYYRTPENGQLDQIFGDFEITDLDKTAENKKLVRRFLTEIFQNGELEQWSDFVADDLIQHNHEIGQGSDAYKNYVAEHGVTFDFVFQLLGQGNYVVSYGQTQIDGVAYAQYDIFRLENGLIVEHWDNKEVMPKVEDLTNRGKF, encoded by the coding sequence ATGTCAAAACAAGTTGAAAATGCACGAAATCTATATATTCATGCTATTCAAGACGGGCGAGTTGCTGAGGCTCAGGCCCAGTCTGTAGGAGATACCTACATTCAACACTCGACAGGTGTGCCAGATGGGAAAGAAGGGTTTGCAGCTTTCTTTGCAAATTTCTTTGAGCGCCATCCCGAGCGTGAGATCAAGATTGTCCGTACTATTGAGGATGGCAATCTGGTCTTTGTTCATGTTCATCAATATCTCAATGGCGGGGGAGCTCAATGGGTGACAACGGATACTTTCCGTGCGGATGAGAATGGTCGTATCGTGGAGCATTGGGATGTTATTGACTACTATCGAACACCTGAAAACGGCCAATTAGATCAGATTTTTGGTGATTTTGAAATCACAGATTTGGATAAGACAGCAGAAAATAAAAAGTTAGTTCGCCGTTTCTTGACAGAAATTTTCCAAAATGGGGAACTGGAGCAGTGGAGTGATTTTGTGGCAGACGATTTGATTCAGCATAATCATGAGATTGGCCAAGGAAGTGATGCTTATAAAAACTATGTGGCTGAGCACGGGGTTACTTTCGACTTTGTTTTCCAGCTTTTGGGACAAGGAAACTATGTGGTTAGCTACGGCCAGACTCAGATTGACGGAGTTGCCTATGCCCAGTACGATATCTTCCGTTTGGAGAATGGCTTGATTGTGGAGCATTGGGATAATAAGGAAGTCATGCCTAAGGTAGAAGACTTGACTAATCGAGGAAAGTTTTAA
- a CDS encoding ABC transporter ATP-binding protein, whose protein sequence is MIEYKNVALRYTEKDVLRDVNLRIENGEFMVLVGPSGSGKTTMIKMINRLLEPTDGNIYMDGKRIKDYDERELRLSTGYVLQAIALFPNLTVAENIALIPEMKGWSKEEIATKTEELLAKVGLPVADYGNRLPSELSGGEQQRVGIVRAMIGQPKILLMDEPFSALDAISRKQLQVLTKELHKEFGMTTIFVTHDTDEALKLADRIAVLQDGEIRQVANPETILKAPATDFVADLFGGSVHD, encoded by the coding sequence ATGATTGAATATAAAAATGTAGCGCTACGCTATACAGAAAAAGATGTTTTGAGAGATGTTAATTTACGAATTGAGAATGGAGAGTTCATGGTTTTAGTTGGACCTTCTGGGTCAGGTAAGACGACCATGATTAAGATGATTAACCGTCTCTTGGAACCAACTGATGGAAATATTTATATGGATGGCAAGCGTATCAAAGACTATGATGAGCGTGAGCTTCGTCTCTCTACTGGTTATGTTTTACAGGCCATTGCTCTTTTTCCCAATCTAACGGTTGCGGAAAATATTGCTCTCATTCCTGAGATGAAGGGGTGGAGTAAGGAAGAAATAGCGACGAAAACAGAAGAGCTTTTGGCTAAGGTTGGTTTACCGGTAGCTGACTATGGGAATCGACTTCCGAGTGAATTATCTGGTGGAGAACAGCAACGGGTTGGTATTGTCCGTGCTATGATTGGTCAGCCTAAGATTCTCCTCATGGATGAGCCCTTTTCGGCCTTGGATGCTATTTCGAGAAAACAGCTACAGGTTCTGACGAAAGAATTACATAAAGAATTTGGGATGACAACGATTTTTGTGACCCACGATACGGATGAAGCTTTGAAATTGGCGGACCGTATTGCTGTCTTGCAGGATGGAGAGATTCGTCAGGTGGCGAACCCTGAGACGATTTTAAAAGCTCCTGCAACGGACTTTGTAGCAGACTTGTTTGGAGGTAGTGTTCATGACTAA
- a CDS encoding ABC transporter permease/substrate-binding protein: MTNLISTFQDRFGDWVTALSQHLQLSLLTLLLAIFIAIPLAVYLRYHEKMADWVLQIAGIFQTIPSLALLGLFIPLMGIGTLPALTALVIYAIFPILQNTITGLKGIDPSLQEAGIAFGMTRWERLKKFEIPLAMPVIMSGIRTAAVLIIGTATLAALIGAGGLGSFILLGIDRNNTSLILIGALSSAVLAIAFNFLLKVMEKAKLRTIFSGFALVIILLGLSYSPALLAQKEKENLVIAGKLGPEPEILANMYKLLIEENTSMTATVKPNFGKTSFLYEALKKGDIDIYPEFTGTVTESLLQPAPKVGHEPEQVYQVARDGIAKQDHLTYLKPMSYQNTYAVAVPKKIAQEYGLKTISDLKKVEGQLKAGFTLEFNDREDGNKGLQSLYGLNLNVATMEPALRYQAIQSGDIQITDAYSTDAELARYDLQVLEDDKQLFPPYQGAPLMKEALLKKHPELETVLNKLAGKITESQMSQLNYQVGVEGKSAEQVAKEFLQEQGLLKK; encoded by the coding sequence ATGACTAATTTGATATCAACTTTTCAGGATCGTTTTGGTGATTGGGTAACAGCTCTATCTCAACATTTGCAGTTGTCACTGTTGACCTTGTTACTAGCTATTTTTATCGCGATTCCTTTGGCTGTTTATCTTCGCTATCATGAAAAGATGGCGGACTGGGTCTTGCAAATTGCAGGAATTTTCCAGACCATACCGTCACTGGCCTTGTTGGGGCTCTTTATTCCTTTGATGGGAATTGGAACCTTGCCTGCTTTGACTGCTCTGGTGATTTATGCAATTTTTCCAATTTTGCAAAATACCATTACTGGACTGAAGGGAATTGATCCAAGTCTACAAGAGGCTGGGATTGCTTTTGGGATGACCAGGTGGGAGCGTCTCAAGAAGTTTGAAATTCCACTTGCCATGCCTGTCATAATGTCTGGTATTCGGACGGCAGCGGTTTTGATTATCGGTACGGCAACCTTGGCTGCCTTGATTGGTGCGGGGGGACTGGGTTCCTTTATCCTTTTGGGAATTGACCGCAATAATACCAGTCTGATTTTGATTGGGGCCCTTTCTTCTGCAGTGCTGGCCATTGCCTTTAACTTTCTACTAAAAGTGATGGAAAAAGCAAAATTGCGGACGATTTTCTCTGGTTTTGCCTTGGTGATCATATTGCTCGGTCTGTCTTATAGTCCAGCCCTTTTGGCTCAAAAAGAGAAAGAAAACTTGGTGATTGCTGGGAAATTGGGACCAGAACCCGAAATTTTAGCCAATATGTATAAGTTGCTGATTGAAGAAAATACCAGTATGACTGCGACTGTTAAACCGAATTTTGGGAAAACAAGTTTCCTCTATGAAGCTCTGAAAAAAGGGGATATTGATATCTATCCTGAATTTACTGGTACGGTGACTGAAAGTTTGCTTCAACCAGCACCTAAAGTAGGTCATGAACCAGAGCAGGTTTATCAAGTGGCGCGTGATGGCATTGCCAAACAGGATCATCTGACTTATCTCAAACCTATGTCTTATCAAAACACATATGCTGTAGCTGTTCCGAAAAAGATTGCTCAAGAATATGGCTTGAAGACCATTTCGGACTTGAAAAAAGTGGAAGGACAGTTGAAAGCAGGCTTTACTCTTGAGTTTAATGACCGTGAAGATGGCAATAAGGGTTTGCAGTCTCTCTACGGACTCAATCTCAACGTAGCGACCATGGAGCCAGCTCTTCGCTATCAGGCAATTCAGTCAGGCGATATTCAAATTACGGACGCCTATTCGACCGATGCGGAATTGGCGCGTTATGATTTACAGGTCTTGGAAGATGACAAGCAACTCTTCCCACCTTATCAAGGGGCACCACTTATGAAAGAAGCTCTTCTCAAGAAACATCCTGAGTTGGAGACAGTTCTCAATAAATTGGCTGGTAAAATCACGGAAAGCCAGATGAGCCAGCTCAACTACCAAGTCGGTGTTGAAGGCAAGTCAGCAGAACAAGTAGCCAAGGAGTTTTTACAAGAACAAGGTTTGTTGAAGAAATAG
- a CDS encoding energy-coupling factor transporter transmembrane component T, whose product MTDKTLISGAPRVKLKWYQVIDPITKLLFILDMTLLSFASMNLLLQAGLILVATLLLLFSKLSSTTFKALGFSLFLICTMLIIQGLFYSRNQTVLFSVLGVSFYKEGLIYATTLGCRVLVIILTSGFFMVTTSISENAAYLELSGLSYKTVYVLMSVCYILPEMMRNMRKIQQAQKVRGTNPQKTLIQKLKSVLPVLIPLVIKTLDQSMTRSISLQLRGFDNLNRTVRTSQRVYRLSRTLHIGLTGLAILLIGWKIWTKINGL is encoded by the coding sequence ATGACTGATAAAACATTGATTTCTGGAGCGCCACGGGTCAAGCTCAAGTGGTACCAGGTGATCGATCCGATTACTAAGCTCTTGTTCATCTTGGACATGACGTTGTTGAGCTTTGCCAGTATGAATTTATTGCTTCAGGCCGGATTAATTCTTGTCGCAACACTGCTATTGTTATTTTCCAAATTGAGTTCTACCACCTTTAAGGCGCTGGGATTCAGCCTGTTTCTGATTTGCACCATGCTGATCATCCAAGGGTTATTTTACAGTCGGAATCAAACTGTGCTGTTTTCTGTGCTTGGGGTGTCGTTCTACAAAGAAGGCCTGATTTACGCCACCACTCTGGGTTGTCGAGTATTGGTGATTATTTTGACCAGTGGCTTTTTTATGGTGACCACGAGTATTTCAGAAAACGCGGCCTATTTGGAACTGTCCGGATTGTCTTATAAAACCGTCTACGTTCTGATGTCGGTGTGTTATATTTTGCCGGAAATGATGCGCAATATGCGGAAAATCCAGCAGGCACAAAAAGTTCGCGGAACCAATCCGCAAAAAACGTTGATTCAGAAATTAAAGTCAGTCCTGCCGGTTCTAATTCCATTGGTGATTAAGACCTTGGATCAATCGATGACGCGGTCGATTTCTCTCCAACTGAGAGGTTTTGATAATCTCAACCGGACTGTCAGAACCTCCCAGCGCGTGTATCGCCTGTCGCGGACGCTGCACATTGGTCTGACTGGATTGGCAATTTTATTGATTGGGTGGAAGATATGGACGAAGATAAACGGATTGTAA
- a CDS encoding ABC transporter ATP-binding protein, whose translation MDEDKRIVIENLTTRYPGTEQPQLRQINAEVHTGQVVGIIGNSHSGKSTLCRVLAGVIPKIVSAEIEGDWHMFGQRVSDNWPVYNAMNGVVLQNPAGQLSGLADTVADEIAFDLINQGMAEGLIQKRVEEVATQMGLIEQLNLRPESLSGGQIQRLAIATAIVANPAVLIMDDPTSEMDPLGRRQFFQWLAQVKETTVFIVTSEIDDLCEVADVVWVLHEGQMVAQGRPGEVFNHLAADWQIPAPTIQQLAQKMDWHLADGRYPVNYADLKEVRYVHN comes from the coding sequence ATGGACGAAGATAAACGGATTGTAATTGAAAATTTGACCACCCGTTATCCGGGTACTGAGCAACCACAACTGCGTCAGATTAACGCGGAGGTTCATACCGGCCAGGTGGTTGGGATTATCGGGAATAGCCACTCCGGCAAATCGACTTTGTGCCGTGTGCTGGCAGGGGTCATTCCCAAAATTGTGTCTGCTGAGATTGAGGGCGATTGGCACATGTTTGGCCAGCGAGTGTCTGACAATTGGCCCGTTTATAATGCCATGAATGGAGTTGTACTGCAAAATCCAGCTGGCCAACTAAGCGGGTTGGCAGACACGGTTGCCGATGAAATCGCCTTTGACTTGATTAATCAGGGAATGGCTGAAGGACTGATTCAAAAAAGGGTTGAAGAAGTTGCCACGCAAATGGGGCTGATTGAACAGCTGAATTTGCGTCCCGAGAGCCTTTCCGGTGGTCAGATCCAGCGGTTGGCAATTGCCACGGCGATTGTGGCTAATCCGGCTGTTTTGATTATGGATGATCCGACCAGTGAGATGGATCCCCTTGGCCGCCGGCAATTTTTCCAATGGCTGGCCCAAGTCAAAGAGACGACTGTCTTCATTGTCACCAGTGAAATTGACGATTTGTGCGAAGTCGCTGACGTTGTGTGGGTGCTGCACGAGGGTCAAATGGTAGCCCAGGGCAGGCCGGGTGAGGTGTTTAATCATTTGGCAGCTGACTGGCAGATTCCAGCCCCGACAATCCAGCAACTTGCTCAAAAAATGGATTGGCACTTGGCTGATGGCCGGTATCCAGTGAATTACGCTGATCTGAAGGAGGTTCGTTATGTCCACAATTGA
- a CDS encoding energy-coupling factor ABC transporter ATP-binding protein, protein MSTIELSHLTFTYPERSFSLDVEDKHFADPMVAIVGQNGAGKSTLFKLLTGLLTPQTGVIKIDGENFNDLKPVEKLLKVGITFQNPDDQLFNPTVQREVEWNVAQVMDDHDTITRRALAALKRVGLDDKTAESPYDLSLSERKLLSVATVLAVDPAIYLFDEPMMSLDWESRRKLTAIFHQLADSGHQVVTITHDMDWVAAEFESVYVMEHGKFGFAGSPRELFSNHELVQRVGLLPPRIMDIAESLGDSQTYLSVNDYCQKNRDV, encoded by the coding sequence ATGTCCACAATTGAACTGAGCCACCTGACGTTCACTTATCCGGAACGGTCCTTTAGCTTGGATGTTGAAGACAAACACTTCGCCGATCCGATGGTGGCGATTGTCGGCCAAAATGGTGCCGGCAAATCAACGCTCTTCAAATTGTTGACGGGTTTGCTGACACCACAAACCGGTGTGATTAAGATCGATGGAGAAAATTTTAATGATCTTAAACCAGTCGAAAAGTTACTGAAGGTTGGGATTACTTTTCAGAATCCTGACGATCAGCTTTTCAACCCGACCGTTCAACGAGAGGTGGAGTGGAATGTCGCGCAGGTCATGGATGACCACGACACGATTACGAGGCGGGCTTTAGCGGCTCTAAAAAGAGTTGGCTTGGATGATAAAACAGCTGAAAGTCCATATGACCTGTCATTGTCGGAACGCAAGCTGTTGAGCGTTGCCACAGTTTTGGCAGTGGATCCGGCGATTTATTTATTTGATGAGCCGATGATGTCGCTTGATTGGGAAAGTCGGCGCAAGTTGACCGCAATTTTCCATCAGTTGGCTGATTCGGGCCACCAAGTTGTGACCATCACCCATGACATGGATTGGGTCGCCGCCGAGTTTGAGTCGGTGTATGTTATGGAACACGGGAAGTTTGGCTTCGCCGGCAGTCCACGGGAATTGTTCAGCAATCACGAACTTGTCCAGCGAGTGGGATTACTACCACCGCGGATTATGGACATAGCGGAGTCGCTGGGTGATTCACAGACATATTTATCGGTTAATGATTATTGCCAGAAAAATCGAGATGTATAG
- a CDS encoding TetR/AcrR family transcriptional regulator yields MPKRDRRVSKTKKAIYQAFLQLLNDKGYDATTVQDIIDLADVGRSTFYCHYESKELLLDELCRYLFHHLFEREGHFTTENYLAHIFLHFQKNQDHVTSLLFSKNDYFLRQLHKELEHHVYPMVAEDLQEAYPSIPASYLKHFVVTNFIETLTWWLKKGKSYTEEQVVRFYLDVMEMTSTTPLDN; encoded by the coding sequence ATGCCAAAAAGAGACCGTCGAGTCAGCAAGACGAAAAAAGCCATCTATCAAGCTTTTTTACAACTTTTGAACGACAAGGGCTATGATGCTACTACTGTCCAAGATATCATTGACTTGGCAGATGTTGGGCGCTCGACCTTTTACTGTCACTACGAGAGCAAGGAACTGCTTTTGGATGAACTCTGTCGCTACCTCTTTCATCATCTCTTTGAAAGGGAAGGACACTTTACTACCGAGAACTACCTCGCACATATCTTTTTACATTTTCAGAAAAACCAGGACCATGTCACTAGTCTTCTTTTTTCCAAAAACGACTACTTTCTCCGCCAACTACACAAGGAACTTGAACACCATGTTTACCCCATGGTAGCGGAGGATTTGCAAGAGGCCTATCCGAGCATACCGGCCTCCTACCTCAAACATTTTGTTGTGACGAACTTTATCGAGACCCTGACTTGGTGGCTAAAAAAAGGAAAATCTTATACCGAAGAGCAAGTGGTGAGATTTTACCTTGATGTAATGGAGATGACCTCTACAACTCCACTTGATAACTAA
- a CDS encoding cation diffusion facilitator family transporter — MSSKTSIWLAFFLNLSYAIVEFIAGGIFGSSAVLADSVHDLGDAIAIGISALLETISNREEDRQYTLGYKRFSLLGAMLTAVILMIGSVLVILENITKIVHPQPINEEGILWLGIIAVAINVLASLVVRKGKTKNESILSLHFLEDTLGWLAVILMAIILKFTDWYILDPLLSLVISIFILTKAIPRFWSALKIFLDAVPEGVETSDLEKDLEALANVKSVNQLSIWSMDGLENNAVVHICIKDWEQMMETKNQVRQLLEERGVQNITIEVDSSQSNHAQHKRRVRELEQKHGHH; from the coding sequence ATGAGTTCTAAAACATCTATCTGGTTAGCTTTTTTCTTAAATTTAAGCTATGCGATAGTCGAGTTTATCGCAGGAGGAATCTTTGGTTCGAGTGCAGTTCTTGCTGATTCTGTTCATGACCTGGGGGATGCTATAGCCATTGGCATCTCAGCCCTTTTAGAAACAATTTCAAACCGTGAAGAAGATAGACAGTACACCTTGGGTTACAAGCGTTTCAGCCTTTTAGGGGCCATGCTAACGGCTGTGATTCTTATGATAGGGTCTGTCCTAGTGATCTTGGAAAATATCACAAAGATCGTTCACCCGCAACCCATCAATGAGGAAGGCATCCTCTGGCTAGGAATCATTGCAGTAGCTATTAATGTGCTAGCTAGTCTAGTAGTTCGTAAGGGAAAGACAAAGAACGAGTCTATTCTTAGCCTGCATTTTTTGGAAGACACTCTTGGTTGGTTGGCTGTCATTCTAATGGCGATTATCCTCAAATTTACAGATTGGTATATCCTTGATCCACTCTTATCTCTTGTCATTTCTATCTTCATTCTAACAAAAGCCATTCCTCGCTTTTGGAGTGCACTCAAGATTTTCTTGGATGCTGTGCCAGAAGGGGTAGAGACAAGTGATTTGGAGAAAGATTTAGAGGCTCTGGCTAATGTCAAAAGTGTCAATCAACTTAGCATTTGGTCCATGGACGGTCTAGAGAACAATGCTGTTGTCCACATTTGTATCAAGGACTGGGAGCAGATGATGGAAACAAAGAATCAAGTACGTCAGCTCTTAGAAGAAAGGGGCGTACAGAATATTACGATCGAAGTGGACAGCAGTCAAAGCAATCATGCGCAACATAAGCGGAGGGTGAGAGAGTTAGAGCAGAAGCATGGGCATCATTAG
- the galR gene encoding DNA-binding transcriptional regulator GalR, producing the protein MATLKDIAQLASVSIATVSRVLNRDQSLSVTEETRHRILTVAEELGYTKHLKTGESHKPKQKIAIIQWVSEQGELDDLYYYQIRLGIEKRAQELDYDILRYFNDHPFTLSEEVIGILCIGKFSRAQISAFEEYQKPLVFIDSDTLSLGHTCIITDFYTAVKQVVDHFLSQGLDRIGILTGLEETTDQEEIIQDKRLENFKDITQAKGIYHEELVFQGSFTAQSGYDLMKEAIQSLGDQLPPAFFAASDSLAIGALRALQEAGISLPDRVSLISFNDTSLTKQVYPPLSSITVYTEEMGRAGMDILNKEVLHGRKIPSLTMLGTKLTLRESTRNE; encoded by the coding sequence ATGGCTACCTTAAAAGACATTGCACAGCTAGCCTCTGTCTCTATCGCGACCGTATCTCGTGTCCTCAATCGCGACCAGAGTCTATCTGTTACAGAAGAAACCAGACACCGTATTTTAACTGTCGCTGAAGAGCTGGGCTATACTAAGCACCTCAAGACAGGCGAATCCCACAAACCCAAGCAAAAGATTGCCATTATCCAATGGGTCAGCGAACAAGGGGAGTTGGACGACCTCTACTACTACCAGATTCGTCTCGGTATTGAAAAAAGAGCCCAAGAGTTGGACTATGACATCTTGCGCTATTTTAATGACCATCCTTTTACACTGAGCGAGGAAGTGATTGGCATTCTCTGCATCGGAAAATTTAGCCGTGCTCAGATTTCTGCCTTTGAAGAATACCAAAAACCTTTAGTCTTTATAGACAGTGACACCCTCTCACTAGGTCATACCTGTATTATCACCGACTTTTACACTGCTGTGAAACAAGTTGTAGACCATTTCCTCAGTCAGGGACTGGATCGGATTGGCATTTTAACAGGCCTTGAGGAAACAACCGACCAAGAAGAAATCATCCAGGATAAGCGGCTAGAAAATTTCAAAGACATTACCCAAGCAAAAGGAATCTACCATGAAGAACTGGTCTTTCAAGGGAGCTTTACTGCCCAGTCTGGCTATGACTTGATGAAGGAGGCCATTCAGAGCTTAGGAGACCAACTCCCACCAGCCTTTTTCGCAGCCAGCGATAGTTTAGCCATCGGTGCCCTCCGTGCCCTCCAAGAAGCAGGAATCAGCCTACCAGATCGCGTCAGCCTCATTTCTTTTAACGACACTAGCCTGACCAAGCAGGTCTATCCTCCTCTTTCAAGCATCACTGTCTATACCGAAGAAATGGGCCGAGCAGGGATGGATATTCTTAACAAGGAAGTCCTACACGGTCGCAAAATCCCTAGCCTGACCATGCTGGGAACCAAACTGACTTTGAGAGAAAGTACAAGGAATGAATAG
- a CDS encoding galactokinase codes for MTQDLTTEALRKDFLAVFGQEADQTFFSPGRINLIGEHTDYNGGHVFPAAISLGTYGVARKRDDQVLRFYSANFEDKGIIEVPLADLKFEKEHSWTNYPKGVLHFLQEAGHVIDKGFDFYVFGNIPNGAGLSSSASLELLTGVVAEHLFGLKLDRLDLVKIGKQTENYFIGVNSGIMDQFAIGMGADQRAIYLDTNTLEYDLVPLDLKDNVVVIMNTNKRRELADSKYNERRAECEKAVEELQVALDIQTLGELDEWVFDQYSYLIKDENRLKRARHAVLENQRTLKAQAALQAGDLETFGRLMNASHVSLEHDYEVTGLELDTLVHAAWVQEGVLGARMTGAGFGGCAIALVQKDAVEAFKEAVGKHYEEVVGYAPSFYIAEVAGGTRVLD; via the coding sequence ATGACACAAGATCTTACTACTGAAGCCCTTCGCAAAGACTTTCTTGCCGTTTTTGGTCAAGAAGCAGACCAAACTTTCTTTTCACCAGGTCGTATCAATTTGATTGGTGAACACACGGATTACAATGGTGGACATGTTTTCCCAGCAGCTATTTCCTTGGGAACTTATGGGGTGGCTCGCAAACGTGACGACCAAGTTTTGCGTTTCTACTCAGCCAACTTTGAGGACAAAGGTATCATTGAAGTTCCTCTTGCTGACCTCAAATTTGAAAAAGAGCACAGCTGGACCAATTATCCAAAAGGGGTCCTCCATTTCTTGCAGGAAGCTGGCCATGTTATTGACAAAGGGTTTGATTTCTATGTCTTTGGGAATATCCCAAATGGTGCAGGCTTGTCTTCATCAGCATCTTTGGAACTTTTGACAGGGGTCGTGGCAGAGCATCTCTTTGGTTTAAAACTAGACCGTTTGGATTTGGTTAAAATCGGAAAACAAACAGAAAATTACTTTATCGGAGTCAACTCTGGTATCATGGACCAATTTGCCATCGGTATGGGGGCAGACCAACGTGCCATTTACCTAGATACCAATACGTTAGAATACGACTTGGTGCCACTTGATTTGAAGGACAATGTCGTTGTTATCATGAACACCAACAAACGTCGTGAACTGGCGGACTCTAAGTACAATGAACGCCGTGCTGAGTGTGAAAAAGCTGTGGAAGAATTGCAAGTTGCCTTGGATATTCAGACCTTGGGTGAATTGGATGAGTGGGTCTTTGACCAATACAGCTATCTGATTAAAGATGAAAATCGCTTGAAACGTGCTCGTCATGCTGTGCTTGAAAACCAACGTACCCTCAAAGCGCAAGCAGCTCTTCAGGCAGGTGATTTGGAAACCTTTGGTCGTTTGATGAATGCTTCTCACGTTTCTCTAGAACATGACTATGAAGTAACTGGCTTGGAATTGGATACCCTTGTTCACGCAGCTTGGGTACAAGAAGGTGTTCTCGGTGCTCGTATGACAGGAGCTGGTTTTGGTGGCTGTGCCATTGCCTTGGTGCAAAAAGATGCTGTTGAGGCCTTTAAGGAAGCTGTAGGCAAGCACTACGAGGAAGTCGTTGGATATGCTCCAAGCTTCTATATCGCTGAAGTTGCAGGTGGCACTCGCGTCCTTGACTAG
- a CDS encoding UDP-glucose--hexose-1-phosphate uridylyltransferase — MTLVDKFVTHVIAESSFEEMDRIYLTNRVLARVGEGVLEMETDLDKLIDLKDQLVEEAVRLETIEDSQAACEILGAELMDLVTPCPSQVNRDFWATYAQSPEQAIADFYQLSQKNDYIKLKAIAKNIAYRVPSDYGELEITINLSKPEKDPKEIAAAKLVQASNYPQCQLCIENEGYHGRVNHPARSNHRIIRFEMAGQEWGFQYSPYAYFNEHCIFLDGQHRPMAISRQSFERLLAIVEQFPGYFAGSNADLPIVGGSILTHDHYQGGRHVFPMELAPLQKAFRFAGFEQVKAGIVKWPMSVLRLTSDSKEDLINLADKILQEWRQYSDSSVQILAETDGTPHHTITPIARKRDGQFELDLVLRDNQTSAEHPDGIYHPHKDVQHIKKENIGLIEVMGLAILPPRLKAEVEQVASYLVGEEVSVADYHQKWADQLKVQHPDLKDKEKALEIVKDSVGAIFARVLEDAGVYKQTEQGQAAFMRFVEQVGILLD; from the coding sequence GTGACCTTAGTAGATAAATTTGTAACACATGTCATTGCTGAAAGTTCATTTGAGGAAATGGATCGCATCTACCTGACCAACCGTGTTTTAGCACGGGTGGGCGAAGGAGTTTTGGAAATGGAGACGGATCTAGATAAATTGATTGACCTCAAAGACCAGTTGGTTGAGGAAGCGGTTCGATTAGAGACGATTGAGGATAGTCAGGCTGCGTGTGAAATCCTCGGTGCTGAACTAATGGACTTGGTAACGCCTTGTCCAAGTCAGGTCAATCGTGACTTCTGGGCAACCTATGCCCAATCTCCCGAACAGGCAATTGCGGACTTCTACCAACTTAGCCAGAAAAATGACTACATCAAACTCAAGGCCATTGCAAAAAATATTGCTTATCGTGTTCCATCTGACTACGGAGAACTTGAGATTACCATCAACCTCTCTAAGCCTGAAAAGGATCCAAAGGAGATTGCAGCAGCCAAGTTGGTGCAAGCTAGCAATTATCCCCAGTGTCAGCTTTGTATAGAGAACGAAGGCTACCATGGTCGGGTTAACCATCCAGCTCGCAGCAATCACCGCATTATCCGTTTTGAAATGGCGGGTCAGGAGTGGGGCTTCCAGTATTCGCCCTATGCTTATTTTAATGAGCACTGTATTTTCTTAGATGGCCAGCATCGTCCCATGGCCATTAGTCGTCAGAGTTTTGAGCGTTTGTTGGCTATCGTAGAGCAGTTTCCTGGCTATTTTGCAGGCTCTAATGCCGACCTTCCGATTGTGGGGGGCTCTATCCTGACTCATGATCACTATCAGGGAGGTCGTCACGTATTTCCTATGGAATTGGCTCCCTTGCAAAAGGCTTTCCGATTTGCTGGTTTTGAGCAGGTCAAGGCTGGGATTGTCAAGTGGCCAATGTCAGTGCTACGTTTGACCTCGGATTCTAAAGAGGATTTGATCAATTTGGCGGACAAGATTTTGCAGGAATGGCGTCAGTATTCAGATTCTAGTGTGCAGATTTTAGCAGAGACAGACGGGACACCGCATCATACCATCACACCCATTGCTCGTAAACGCGATGGACAGTTTGAGTTGGATTTGGTCTTGCGGGACAATCAGACTTCGGCAGAGCATCCTGATGGTATCTATCATCCCCACAAGGATGTCCAACATATCAAGAAGGAAAATATCGGCTTGATTGAGGTCATGGGCTTGGCAATCTTACCACCTCGTTTGAAAGCAGAAGTGGAGCAAGTCGCCAGCTACCTCGTAGGAGAAGAAGTCTCAGTTGCCGACTATCATCAGAAATGGGCAGACCAGCTCAAAGTCCAACATCCAGACCTAAAAGATAAAGAAAAAGCCCTTGAAATCGTCAAGGACTCTGTGGGTGCTATCTTTGCACGTGTTCTGGAGGACGCGGGGGTTTACAAGCAGACGGAACAAGGACAGGCAGCCTTTATGCGCTTTGTAGAACAGGTCGGAATTTTGCTGGATTAG